ACTTTCTGAGGTATACCATAAATTCTATGATAAAATATGTTTCTTTCATTCTCTGTTTGTGTTGTTTCCAACTCTTCCTTTtgctctctttttattttttgattgtgAGGTTGGTGGGAGGAGGTGAAAGGAATCTATTGTACCACAAAATCTCCTTCAGTACCCCATCCTGTTCCCCAAAATGGAGAGAAGAGCAAGAAAAGGGTTCTATTTCTAACGAGTTGTCTTAAATCAGCATTTAGAGTTCCTTTGAACTTTGTTTTGATTTAACAGAATTTTGGCTGAGATATTAGACAGTAGATTTGAATGCCATAACATCTCGCCTTTTTCTGgattgattttaaaaaaatattttgatagTAAGACATGTTAACTGAACTTGATTCATGAATAAAAAAATTTCATATGAATGTAAAtgaatactaagtcatgaactttACCATGGACACAAATTTCAATCCTTTTAGGTTAGATGACAAATCATGTATATTGGACTTGTGACAAGGATAAGACTTTTGCCAGAGTGAAAATGGACTACCTTAAAGTAGGTCCAACACATTCTCTTGGTTTAAGTGAACAGAAAATATTTTACTAACAGAGAAAAAGATTAAAATATGAGAACAAGGATAGTACTGCATGAACTAGTCTGACAGGTGAACTCAAGACTCTTCTAAGAAAAGGACAGAAGTGTGATTTTGCACCTTGTTACATTACTCTGGATGCCTTATCTTGTTAAAATGTCTCAATTGGTTTACAATTCTGTTTTAAGTGGCTTAAGTATGACTTCTTTCAATTGGATTTATGAGAAGCTTATTCCTGATAGACATTTGAATGACTGATACCTCGTTTATCCAACCAGCCAAAGCCGAGAATTGATTATACCTTGAAAGCTGTTGGTGGAAGTTTAACAGCTATTCCTGGACTTTCTGACATGATAGAAGTAAGTGTTAACATAGCTTCTACCGGTGCATTACTTATTTCAAATCTTTGCCTCTCAGTCTAACACTGTATTCTTTTCTCATTGAAAGGACACTGTAGATTCAATCGTAACCGATATGCTAGAATGGCCTCACAGAATTGTGGTACCGATTGGAGGCTTACCTGTGGATACCAGGTATCttcaatttttactaatttcttATCCAGCGACTAATTATCTGCgatttatttttcattctttgtaACTGGAAAAATAAGCAAAAGTTGGGTGCTCCCTTTTGCTTTCTTCTGTGTATGAGTGTGTGCATCCATGTACACGTTAGTTCCTTTTCTCCCCATACATTCTGTTTTCATCTTTTATGTAACCGATTTTTTCTGTGTCCGATGCAGCGATTTGGAGCTTAAGCCACAGGGGAGGCTAACAGTAACTGTAATCAGGGCTACAAACTTAAAGAACCAAGAAATGATTGGAAAATCTGATCCATACGTGGTTGTATACATTCGTCCACTGTTCAAATTTAAGACAAAAACCATTGACAACAACCTGAATCCTGTTTGGGATGAGACATTTGTTTTGATTGCAGAAGACAAGGAGACACAGTCTCTGTTTCTTGAGGTTTAATTGCTATATCCATTTCTCATATTTGCATGGAAACTGCTCTGTCTAGAATATGCCCCCTGATTCTTTTACATTGTAATTAGTCTTTCCCTTCTGTTTTTCATGTCACATCCATGACTATGAACAGGTCTTTGATGAAGACATCGGACAAGATGACCGAATGGGTGTTACAAAGTTGCCTTTGAACGAGCTGGAAGCCGAGACACCAAAAGAAATTGAACTAAGGTTGCAGCCAAAATTTGATATGCTCAAAGTCAAAGATAAGAAGGATAGAGGAACCATCACTATCAAGGTACCCAACAAATCATATTTTTGGCCATGAAGTTCCACTTAAAAGCGTAGTTTGGTTGATTGTATTAGTATTATCGATGCCAACTAAAAATCCCGCATAAAGTTATACAACGTTTAATTACCCCATAGAAATAAATCATCGCCACACAACTAGTACAACGTATGGTTGTCCGCATAAGAATAAACTAATTTCTGCGTAAGTTATTGGCAGTATTACATAGTATTTGTATTAAGTTATGGAAGAATCTATGTAATAGAGAATATGGAATAAGAATACATGTATGAGTAATAGGTGGATTAAACTATATAAGGACAAAAATGTCCTTAAAGTAAGTAAATATTTGCATAACAATTCCTTCAATATTAATCATTGTATAACGATTCCCTCATATTAATCACCGCATAACAATCATTTCATGATTACTCATCGCATAAAAATTTCATGCGTTATAATCCCGCATAACTAGTATGTGAACCAAACGGCCCTAGCACACTTAATTAGTTTGCTTTAGTATTCTCCAACAGTAGCATGTACTTGGTATGACTGACTAATGTTTTTTTAAATGCAGATACTGTATCATGAATTCAGCAAGAAAGAGCAATTAGCAGCTCTAGAGGAAGAGAAGAAGATCATGGAAGAAAGGAAGCAACTAAAAGCAGAAGGGGTTATTGGAAGTTCAATGGAAGCTCTTGATGGTGCAGCAACATTAGCTGCTTCAGGTGCTGGTGCTGCAGGCAGTGGCATTGGTGCAGGGCTAGGTGCTGGTGTAAGGGTAGTAAGAAGTGGCCTAAGCAAAACCAAAAAGTTCATGGGAAGGACCTTTACTGGACAATCTACCAATCATAAGAAAAGTGGAAGTGGCTCTTCTCCAGTAAACGTTGTTCAAGATTGATATTTTGCACAGCTTATGTGACTCTTTTTGTATTATTGATTTGCACAGCTGTCTCTTTTTTTTTGTAAGATTGATTAGTAGTGTGAATTAGAACTTAGTGTATGAACCGAGATCGATCTCATCATATGTTGATTCAACGTGACAACGAAGTTTTTGGAAAGAGGGAAATTAAAGGGGCCCCAGACTACTTCGCATTCACGCTCCATAAAACCCATTAAAGGGGAAGCGCTCCCTGACTAGATTTTTTTTCCATTCCCAGGGCTGAAACACGAAACCTCTTATATCTTTAAGGTTCTTAGTATTGAATCCactatatttttaaagttataggATCGTATCTACTACTTATTAGTactattttaataaaattttacataaaaatttaTGTTCCGCATTGAAACCAGTTGGTTCAGATAAACCCGATATATCAAATAAGCTCTATCCACCCCTATATATGAATCATATCCATTTCACCGCAATCTTTGATAGTTAATCCTAAATATTGACTTGAAGCATAGTACTTGTCAAATTCTTTGATTTATTAATTTTCGCTAGGAACGTGAGAGAGCAGGCTGCCGGCTTTCATGTGATCTCATGGTTTTGGCTTGATTGATCTTTTCCCCTGTTGGCTAACTTTAATTAAGTGTTAAAGAAAAGTACGTCTTGTAAGCAtttgataaaaaataaataaaatgttaCGTAGTATACCAACTCCATCCACCTACTACTTTATTATTCCTTCCATCTTATTTTAATTATGTGATAATGTTTAACCAAGCACTAAGCAAGGAAAAAAAACTTTTAAGATTTGTGGTCTAGACTAATCATATATATTTGAGTGACTATAAAATTATATCACTAAAGATAAAAtagaaagtttaaagttaaattatttttaaatataaaagaaGATATTTTCTTTTTGACAAAACCAAAAAGGAAAGTGTGTCACGTGAAATTGAAAAGAGGGAGTATGACTTGTATCACATTCTATTTTAgttttaaatatgtaaattttatttttaaaaaatctaaAAACTCAGTGTCTGAATCGTGATAAAAAGAAACTAATGTTATTATTTTTGTACTCCAAATTTCTTAATTCTCTTTCGAAAAAAATGAAATAAGTTAGTGTTAGTTTGAGTGCCTTCCTAAGTTACTAAAGAATTTGGTTCTTTCCCTTATTCCTTACGCATAAATAAACTAAACAGTAAAGTAAGAATAgtaatttttacgtgaaaaatcacccggctcaaaggtgcaaaaaccacgacctaccacaTAGGATTTTAACTTTAACTTCACCAGAACAACTGAGTCAAATGTACTGATTACTACAATACTTGTAACCCAATACCCCCATACttcttttacttttacttgttgtatgaaaattaaaagttacACTAACTTCAAAACTCAGATAATACTTCAATTAACATTGTTTGAATATCATCATGATTACAACTCAATCTCCTAATACACATAAACTAAACTGACTCAAGAAAATGACTTTCGGGACAAACTTGATGAGAAACTTGATGTACGTCTTGAACTGAAAGTGCTATGCTACTTTCTTCAGTCAATGTGTAAAAGGATGGTTTTCAACAGTCCATAGGCAAAGTATTTAACTTCCCAAGCTCCATGATCGTTGGGAGTACTACGTAGTCAAACTCTCATTTGCTTGCAAATCCTGAAGTCATGAGGACTCTACAAACCTTGTGACTCATATATACTATATATCCTGCAAGATATCCTTAGACAACAACCATCATCGCATCAAGAGTCTTTCCCAGCAATATCAGACTGCAATAACTTTGTATAAAAGTTACTGCCCTGTAAGGACATTCAGCAGCTATTGTGAGAACCTGGTTCTTAGCACACGGTCATTGCACATgcttgttaatcatcaaaactcaattctcaataaattctccctttttgatgatgacaaatttTGTGCTCATGAACCAGGTGATAACTTTTGTAAGTAGACACAACATCGCATTTGAGCAGAAAAATTATTCATCAATTGTTGAACAAACAAATCTCCCACCCCTCCCCCCCAACTATATCTTCCCCCTTTTGACATcatcaaaaaaaattaaaacaattgTAAGACAAAATAAGCAATCATTTAATATAAGATTCATGGCCACTGAGGCTACACCACAAGCACAAGAAAAATCAAAGCAAATGAACGATGCTGATGATATAAACCATGTGAGAAGCAGGTAAGCAACATCATAGAATTTATTTAGTAGTGCCAAATTATGCCTAGGGCCTTGATCTAAAATCATTAAAACAAAATAAAGTAGAACTTCCTTCATACTAATCAGAACTAGACATTGAGAACAAAAGACATGGCACCACTGGCAACAAGAATTAGACACACGACATAGGGTAAAGGACCAAGGTCAAGGGTGAGAGGTGGAGGGGGTCAAGGCTTTCACAAGAGTAGCAATCTGTTGTACATGAGCCTCTCTGTCTTTTCTCAGCTCTTCCCTAAGCTGCTTGGTTTCCTTCCTTAGTTCATCATTGTCCTCCTGAGTTTAACATTTTCCTCCAAGGTCAACTCCAACCTTTTAGAAAGCTCAGCAGCCCTGCTGGTTCCAGGTAGAACAGCAGTTCCAGTTGGACCTTTAGCCTTGATCTTGCCATAGCCACACTGCCTGAGTGTGACTGCATCTAGAACATCATTGTGATTGCCAAACTTTAGCTCAGGCAGAGAGATATTGAGCTTGCCAAACAGCTTAGTCAACATGAAATCATATGGCATAGCATGCTTAGGCTTGAAGGTGTCTGCAACCCTTGCCATGTGTTGGATCATCAAATTAGGAAGCTTGATTGCCCTGCATGTGTCTAACAGCTCCATCATAATCATGTCAAGTAGAATAGCCTCATGCCTCTTCTCAAATCTCTGCAGAATGCAAGAATTCACAAAATGGAACAACAACTTGTGAAAATGTGTCATATCAGCTTATACACCTTTTGAGGAGCATCTAGTTCAAATTTCTGGAAAAACTTTCTGGTAACCACAATACATGTATCCACATCATTGTCAATTGCTGGCGATTTTttcttcaaataattttctatCCCAGGGAGGGATGTTTAGCAGCAGCCCAAGTTTTTCAGCATCAAATTCCAACTCAAAATCTCTCGCAGAGCTCTTCACCACTTTGCCATCAACATGAATGTTTTATTTCCGATTAGATATACTTACCTGGTTTGATTCATCTTCAGCCTCTGAATTATTCATGGCCATCATCCCTATCACTTCCTCTTCTATTTTGCTTTCTTTAATCGACATCAGTGTTAACTCAATATTTTCATTTCCATAATCAGCTTCCAGAGTCCTCCATATGAAATGCAGGAGGACACCTTGTAGAGAATATTTCTTGACAGACTCCTATAAATGAGGTCCtttgctttagcatttttctGAATTATCTGGCAATCCTCAACATTATCTTCTTTCTCTCATTTGATGCTTTTTTTCTGTTGTTGTCCACTTTTGTAGGAATGATTGGCATGTGATTGACAATTATCCATAGGTTGAAATCAGTTGCCTGAAGGAACACGGAATATGCATCTTCCATTCATCATAGTGGTGTCCATCAAAAAGAGAGGGTCCTCCAATATGTATCCCTAGCTGTAGGGGATGCTCAACCTCAATGATGATCTCACGTGAGTCAATTAAAGCATAATGACCGATAGCCTCATCTTCTTTCTACTCCTCTTTGTCACTTTTACTATCTTCATATGCTGCCAGAAAATCTTGTTTCATGGCCTCAGTGAACCCCTTGCCtagatttttgtttttgtttagaCTTTGTTCCTTCAACttatcctttttttctttttcagctGTTTCTTTCTTTCATTCAATTTCCCACATTGGACGGTCTTTGACTATGTGATCCATTTGTTACACTTGTAATAACCATCATATGAAGACTTGTCTATCTACTTAGGTTTGCTATTGCTTTCTCTCTTTGGTGCATTCTTGGAGTTCTTCATGAACTTAGCAAACATTGCTAGGTCCAGATTATCATTGTCAAACTCATCTTCTTTGGAATCCTTAAGAACTAGTGCCTTATCTCTCTTTAGTTCCTCCTTGCGTAGTTCCAACTTTTTCATCTCATGAGTTTTTAAGTTTCCAATCGACTTATCTAGTGATATCTTGTCCAATTCCTTTGCTTCCTGAATGGCTGTGACTTTTGATTCTCATGAAGTAAGAAGAATACTTAAAACCTTGCTAACCAGTTCTTCAGAGGTATTTACCCAATGACTTTAGTTCATTTATTATGATAGTGAACCTGGTCATCATCTCCTGAATAGGTTCAAACTCCTTCATAGAGAAAAGCTTATAGTTTCTCATGAGCAACTCATTCTTGATCTCTTCACGTGATTGGTTCCTTCATGAGCAGTTTGAAGTGTATCCCATACATCCTTTATATTGGAGCAGGCAGAGATCTTGTTATACTCATCAAGACTAAGTCCACAAATGAGAATCTTCTTGGACTTGGCATCCTTTTCCATCATCCTGAAGTCAGCTGCCACAAATTCAGAAGGTTCCTTGGGAATAGTTTCATTTTGCTCATTTTGTTTGGTGGGAGTCAATGGTCCTCGATTCACTATCGTCCATAGTTCATAGTCCTCAACCATTAGAAAATCTCCCATTTTTGCCTTCCACCAACtgtaatatttttcattaaacAGAGGTGGTCTAGGAGTTGACGGTCATTCGTTGATTCCATGCGGACCACTCATTTTCTTCCAAGATCTATCTAAGTGTTAACCACATTTAAGAGAATTGGCGCTGTTACCAATTGTTAATTTGAGTGCCGCCTTCCTAAATTACTAAAGAACTTTGTTTTTTCCTAACTCCTTATGCATAAATAAACTAAACATTAAAGTAAGAACATCaatttttacatgaaaaatcaCCCGGCTCAAAGGTGCAAAAAGCATGACCTACCACTTTTTAACTTCAACTACAACTGAGCCAAATGTACTGATAACAGTACTTGTAACCCAATACCCCCACACTTATCCTACTTCTATTTGTTGTACGAAAATTACAAGTTACACTAACTTGCAAACTCAGACAATATTTTAACTAATATTGTTTGAATATCATCATGATTACAACTCAATCTCCTAATACACATAAACTAAATTGACTCAAGAAAATGACTTTCTGAACAAACTTGATGAGAGACTTGATGTACGTCTTAAACTAAAATTGCTATGCTACTTTCTTCAGTCAATGTGTAAAAGGATGATCTTCAACAGTCCATAGGCAAAGTATTTAACTTCCCAATGCTCCGAGATATTTGGGAGTCCTACGCATAGTCAAACTCTCATTTGCTTGCAAATCCTGAAGTCATGAGGACTCCACAAACCTTATGACTCGTATCTACTAGATATATTGCCAGATATCCTTAGGCAATAACCCTTATCGTATCAAGAGTCCTTCCCAACAATATCAGACTACAATAACTTTTTATAAAAAGTTACTGCATTGTAAGAGCCTTCAGCagctgataagtggggattttgactggtTTTGATGTATTAccaaatagtttaaaggcctagggatgtgaccataacctaggtatttgcctaatgggataaagacgttaacacttattttgttaattgggatgtattatagctctcaactctacgttacccactcaatacctcttggtcaaagagtgattttgcccaatttgtctttctcaagtccaaatgggtatcaagtaaaatagttgatatgagctcaagtcgggttcttactatctctagtttgaaccctttagttaggctaatcaatctctcaattaacccaattctttgttagccaagttatcctagactaggcccctctttctcaagtagagactaagtcaaataggtatgaatcaatgtttgcaaccattaattctaaaattgaagcatgaactaagctaaataatcaacaccaaaTCGTAAACaaacattaaattaaatacccataaggtttacacactagggttgggtcccaaccctagtaaaaatctagctactcataacgggaattgaagaaaataaagaacaaaagctaattaaactcataatgaaacattaaaataataaaatctaatgtttaaataCTAAAATAATGTCAAAtttcctaaagtagtaaaaatAAACGGCTAAAGCAGCTTTTAAtgttcaaacttaacctaaatttgtgaaactcctctatttatactgGGCCAAAAAttgcggacaaaaatgcccctcaggAGGTTTCGCagtcgcacaattccatgtgcagtccgcagatttcttcagctaGCAGGAAGGTGAATTTTGCAGCCGCACATTTTTGATTGCGGCGGTGAGgcaacttctgcggccgcataactcTTATGCAGTCCGAACTTCACAAAGGCGTCAGGTTTTGGTCTTtttttgcatattctctgaactttgaatctttgttAGTGAAAGCCCAGttttgcgaccgcacaattcatgtgcggtccgcacattgctgAGAATTCTGTTGGGTTTTTCTGcttggtttgcggccgcagatggaattctgtggtccgcaatttcttctgcggaccgcacatcttTGCTTCTgcaccctttattgccttgtacttcggaacactcctttttgcatcggatttcatcatgggagaccaaacttccagcattcctataatttgtaaaatttcattagtttcgggaatacaattcaatactttcggactaaaacaaaagctaaaaggtgctaataagcagtcaaaatccccacttatcaactcccccaaatataagtctttgcttgtcctcaagaaaataaattagttcctacttccaaaagttaagggtcatttcagcgagtcaaaggtgagccattcacacatcagttggaaccaacaattacccacactactcatgcattatcaacaaggtgacacgTTAagcattcatgcacatatagttctactgtgacatttgagcttcaagaattggctttactcatcaaggactctagCTCTATCATGTATGCCATGGTGGAATCTAAACTCTttctcctctactttccattttccaagatcacttaagaaatttaatactcaatccaaagatttatgaaagattcactcatctctctcaagagaatgttaCAAGTACATcgtcaagtaccataggcttgcctctcatgtagatcgccactaatttAATCTCACTCtatttgaaatcaagtaggacttctttcgggttgtaatgaaggcttttgggttagggtaggataccatatgggtaagtggttatacattttcttaagcactccatcttttattttttggctcacactttgccaattcttagagACACTTTCTTTTCATtagggactagagagacttaacatcactctttcttgatcattttattttttttctccctttttggtTTCTTCATGTTTGGTATCATTACCTTTTTTTTTAATCcattcaacccttccacttattcattttttgcatttttttttgttcttttcttttcttgccttctc
The DNA window shown above is from Nicotiana tomentosiformis chromosome 8, ASM39032v3, whole genome shotgun sequence and carries:
- the LOC104120513 gene encoding calcium-dependent lipid-binding protein-like, encoding MGLISGIMMGMIFGIGLMAGWQYMMSYRSTKRIAKAVDVKLMGSLNRDDLKKICGDKFPEWISFPVFEQVKWLNKQLSKLWPFVADAGEAIIKDSVEPILEDYRPPGISSLKFSKLSLGTVAPKIEGIRVQSLKKGQIIMDIDLRWGGDPNIVLEVDAVVASIPIQLKDLQVFTVIRVIFQLAEEIPCISAVVVALLSEPKPRIDYTLKAVGGSLTAIPGLSDMIEDTVDSIVTDMLEWPHRIVVPIGGLPVDTSDLELKPQGRLTVTVIRATNLKNQEMIGKSDPYVVVYIRPLFKFKTKTIDNNLNPVWDETFVLIAEDKETQSLFLEVFDEDIGQDDRMGVTKLPLNELEAETPKEIELRLQPKFDMLKVKDKKDRGTITIKILYHEFSKKEQLAALEEEKKIMEERKQLKAEGVIGSSMEALDGAATLAASGAGAAGSGIGAGLGAGVRVVRSGLSKTKKFMGRTFTGQSTNHKKSGSGSSPVNVVQD